DNA sequence from the Tenacibaculum mesophilum genome:
TTCAAACGAATATGATTACGTCGGTGGTAAATTACTATACACAAAGTACTATCATTAATTACTTAATACAATAAAATGAAAAAATATATAATCTATATAGGAGTTTTAATCGCTGGGATATTTTTAGGATGGCTACTTTTTGGTGGAGGTCCCTCAAAAAGTGAGGCAGCTCATGACCATACTGCAGTAGAAAAAGGTAAAATGTGGACATGCTCTATGCACCCACAAATTATGCAAACAGAACCAGGAGATTGTCCTATTTGTGGAATGGATTTAATCCCTGCGGAAGCAGGAGCTGAAGGACTAGCTGCAAATCAGTTTAAATTGACTAAAAATGCATTGGCACTAGCAAATGTACAAACTACTGTGATTGGTAATGTTATGAGTGCAGATAATACAATTACACTATCAGGAAAAATAGCAGAAAACGAAAAGTCGAATGCAGTACAAGTGAGTTATTTTGCAGGAAGGATAGAACGTTTAAACGTGAACTTTACAGGAGAAAAAATAAGTAAAGGTCAGTTGTTGGCAACAGTATATTCTCCTGAATTGGTAAAAGCACAGCAAGAATTATTAACAGCAGCGTCAGTAAAAGAAAATCAGCCAGCATTGTATAAAGCAGTTAGAAATAAGCTAAAATTGTGGAAGCTGTCTGAAAACCAAATTAATCAAATTGAAAAAACAGGGAAAGTCAAAGAAAACTTTCCTGTGTATGCTACAGTTTCTGGTACAGTATCAGAAAAACTAGTAGAACAAGGAGATTATGTAAGTCAAGGACAGGTCTTATTGAAAATAGCTAATTTGAATTCAGTATGGGCAAACTTTGATGTATATGAGAATCAAATCAGTAATTTTAAAGTAGGTCAAAATATATCGATTACTACGAATGCGTATCCGAATAAAGTTTTTAATGCTAAAGTTTCATTTATAGATCCTGTTATGAACCCAGAAACCAGAACTATAACCATGCGTGCCGTGTTAAATAACAACAAAGGAAAGTTTAAACCAGCTATGTTTGTTACAGGAAAGGTGGAAGCTACAGGAAAGCAAACAGAACAACAATTAAGTATTCCGGTTACAGCAGTTTTATGGACAGGAAAACGTTCAGTTGTATACGTAAAGCCTGACGCAAGTAAACCAGTTTTTGAAATGCGAGAAGTGGTATTAGGAAGAAGAGCAGGAGAGAGCTATTTAGTAGAGAAAGAGTTGAAGTCAGGAGAAGAGATTGTTACGAATGGTGTGTTCACAATTGATGCATCAGCACAATTACAAGGGAAGAAGTCAATGATGAATCATACAAAAGAGATTATGGAATCTTTTAGTACATCAAAAAAGTTTAAAGAGCAATTGCAAAAAGCTTATAAAGCCTACATTGTCTTAAAAGATGCTTTGGTAAAAACTGATGCAAATGCAGCAAAAATAAGTGCAGGCAACCTACAAAAAGCCTTAACATCGGTTGATATGAAGTTGTTAACGAATGAAGAAGCTCATAAGCAGTGGATGCAATTAGTTCCTGCGCTAAAGTCAAGCAATGCAGAAATTGGAAAAACTACTGATGTAAGTGCTCAGCGAAAGTATTTTAAAGTATTATCAGAGCATTTTATTATAGCAGTTCAATCTTTTGGAATAAATGAGGTTACCTATAAACAATACTGTCCTATGGCAGATAGTGATAAAGGAGCTTATTGGTTAAGTAAAGAAAAACAAGTGTTAAATCCGTATTTTGGTGAGGGTATGCTAAAATGTGGTGAAGTAAAAGAAATAATTACTAATAATTAAATATCAAATCAAAATGAAAAAAGTAATCTTAGGAGTAGCTATGTTGGCTACAATTGGTTTAGTAAGTTGTAAAAACGAAGCTAAAAAAGAAACAGAAACAAAAGAAGTACAAACAGAGCAAACAACTACTCAGGAAGTAGCAATGACTACTACAACTTTTGGAGTAAGAGGTAACTGTGGAATGTGTAAAAGTACTATCGAAAAAGCTGTAAATGGTATAGATGGAGTAGCGTCAGCAGATTGGGATAAAGTAAGAAAGCAAATCAACGTATCTTTTGATGACTCTAAAACAAATGTAGATGCAATTCATAATGCTATTGCAGCTTCAGGATATGATACTGATAAGGTAGCAGGAAATGAAGAAGCTTATGGAAACTTACCAGGATGTTGTCAATATGATCATGGAATGGAAATGAGCTTAAAAGGTGAAGTAAAAGCAGACGAAACGTCTAACCACTAATTGGAAAAAAGTGTAACGAAAGTTTAAAATCGTTACACTTTTTTAAGTTATACTTAAAAAATCAATAACTTTAAGCAAAGTTTCTGTTGAAGCTGCATATTTAAAAAGAACACAAAAAGTTGTAATGGAGAAAGTAGATAAATACATAGAAAAAATAAAAAACTGGAAAGAAGAAACAAAGCTGTTACGACAAATTTGCTTGGACTGTGGTCTTGAAGAAGATTTTAAATGGATGCATCCTTGTTATACCTTTCAAGGAAAAAATATTGTATTGATTCATGGTTTTAAAGATTATTGTGCACTACTTTTTCATAAAGGCGCATTGTTAAAAGATACAAACGAGGTTTTAATTCAACAAACAGAAAATGTACAATCTGCTCGTCAAATTAGGTTTACAAAGCCAGAAGAAATAGTTGTTATAGCAAAAACGATTAAAGAATATATTTTTGAAGCGATAGCAGTTGAAAAAGCAGGTTTAAAGGTGGAAACTAAGAAAACTTCAGAATTTGAAATGGTAAGTGAGTTTAAAGAAACCCTAAAAGAAAACTCAGATTTACAAAAAGCTTTCGAAGGCTTAACACCAGGAAGACAAAGAAGTTACTTACTGTATTTTTCTAAAGCTAAACAATCAAAAACACGTTTGTCAAGAATAGAAAAGTCCATACCTAAAATGTTCCAAGGTAAA
Encoded proteins:
- a CDS encoding efflux RND transporter periplasmic adaptor subunit; translation: MKKYIIYIGVLIAGIFLGWLLFGGGPSKSEAAHDHTAVEKGKMWTCSMHPQIMQTEPGDCPICGMDLIPAEAGAEGLAANQFKLTKNALALANVQTTVIGNVMSADNTITLSGKIAENEKSNAVQVSYFAGRIERLNVNFTGEKISKGQLLATVYSPELVKAQQELLTAASVKENQPALYKAVRNKLKLWKLSENQINQIEKTGKVKENFPVYATVSGTVSEKLVEQGDYVSQGQVLLKIANLNSVWANFDVYENQISNFKVGQNISITTNAYPNKVFNAKVSFIDPVMNPETRTITMRAVLNNNKGKFKPAMFVTGKVEATGKQTEQQLSIPVTAVLWTGKRSVVYVKPDASKPVFEMREVVLGRRAGESYLVEKELKSGEEIVTNGVFTIDASAQLQGKKSMMNHTKEIMESFSTSKKFKEQLQKAYKAYIVLKDALVKTDANAAKISAGNLQKALTSVDMKLLTNEEAHKQWMQLVPALKSSNAEIGKTTDVSAQRKYFKVLSEHFIIAVQSFGINEVTYKQYCPMADSDKGAYWLSKEKQVLNPYFGEGMLKCGEVKEIITNN
- a CDS encoding heavy-metal-associated domain-containing protein; this encodes MKKVILGVAMLATIGLVSCKNEAKKETETKEVQTEQTTTQEVAMTTTTFGVRGNCGMCKSTIEKAVNGIDGVASADWDKVRKQINVSFDDSKTNVDAIHNAIAASGYDTDKVAGNEEAYGNLPGCCQYDHGMEMSLKGEVKADETSNH
- a CDS encoding YdeI/OmpD-associated family protein, with amino-acid sequence MEKVDKYIEKIKNWKEETKLLRQICLDCGLEEDFKWMHPCYTFQGKNIVLIHGFKDYCALLFHKGALLKDTNEVLIQQTENVQSARQIRFTKPEEIVVIAKTIKEYIFEAIAVEKAGLKVETKKTSEFEMVSEFKETLKENSDLQKAFEGLTPGRQRSYLLYFSKAKQSKTRLSRIEKSIPKMFQGKGHNER